In Oryzias latipes chromosome 10, ASM223467v1, the genomic window ttattctgatgcatccacttgcagacaaatggatcagGACAGTCAGgatcataaatatttggacagagacacgttctttctaattttgttactgtacattaccacagtgaattttaaataaaacaactcagatgccattgaagtgcagactttcagcttttattctatgggttgaacaaaaagattggacaaatgaaataactaaaaacaaaatggtcattgctaatatttggttgaaaaccctttgttggcaatgacagcctgaagtcttgaactcatggacatcagcagatgctgggttttctccttcagaATGCTCTGcatttagatgctttttagcaaagtccaatctattcttcctattcttgaggattatgagtggcttgcatcttgcagtgtaccctctgtatctactttcatgcagtcttcgttttatggtagacttggatattgatatggctacctcctggagagtgttgttcacttggttggctgctGTGAAaggggttcctcttcaccatggaaatgattctgccatcttccaccactgttgtcttccgtggacgtccaggtctttttgcgttgctgagttcaccagtgctttctttctttctcaggatgtaccacactgttgattttgccactcctaatactgtagccaTTTCtcacatgttttctttctgttttctgagcctaatgatggctcctttgaccgcatgttgtctgttcacagcaaaatcttcaaaatgcaagcacgagtcctctaatcaactccaggccttttatctgcttcactcataatggcataacaagggaattgcccacacctgccgctgcaatagcatggaagtcacttAAAAGatgtttagtttttcacatttttatgcaatctttttgttcaacccatagaataaaagctgaaagtctgcacttcaatggcatctgaattgttttatttaaaattcactgtggtcatgtacagaaactaaattagaaagactGTGCCtatgtccaaatatttatggtcctgactgtacgtctttgttttcctcctctgagctggagtctgactcaaaactgtgcgactggatggctccaatactgctcactATTTTAGCCAAACCCGTCatgttaggtttgggttgtgagagggtgtaagctagtgagagttcaaaacagatggatgatgggaagtgggtgtgggcttactccatgcaAATACCCTCATCCACAACACAGAGGTAAACCTCTGATCAACTACcactcagcagaaactatgtcctagaaaacgaagCACTGGTTTCttaaaatagattaataaaggtttagaatgaaaaaccttttgaaTATGGAATAAACTTCCTGAGCTTCACCCATTGAAACTCTTTTGCATTCGTCTTTCTCCCTTTTCCGCATTTGATTTGCAAACATAGGAATGAGTTTAAGCATCTGGCTTTGCATCCAAGgggaatttttaaagaaaaacagaacacaaactgaaacatgccCGTTTGTGAACACAACTTCGCACATTATGCCACCTCACGTGGAATTTCTGCAGTAGTGAGATAAGGACAAGCGCTCACTTCCTTCCACTGCGCCTcattctgcagaaacagagGAAAGAGATGTGTGTAGTAATACGCTAAGCATGCCGCCACtgccctcacacacacatgaaatTTACGTACACAAGAACAGCTTGGAACACAAACAGTTCAGGTCAtcataaaaacttgttttcagaTTCACAGCACTCCGTATCAGTCCACTTGGAAACAACTGTTGCTGTGAAACGCAGgcaaatccttgaacctttgtTCCTCATAGCTCAGAAGAGTGTGTGTGATGGGCTGAACATTGGGAAACTGTGCCGCCCTCCCCACATAAAAACACTTCAATCCCTTCCCTTCCTATATAAAAATGTCCTGCTGGCATTTGATTTAAGTCTCCATAAGCTAAAATGCTGGCAGCATAAACACAGCAGTAAACTGAACTTCATGTGAACATATAACCACTAATCTCACGCTAAATTCTTTGTAATCATCAAAATCTCACACAAACTGGACGACTGCAGGCATACAGACTGAAACGCACTCACTTTACATGTCCGGCAGATGTTTGCTGGTTCATGTTATGTAAAATACCACAAGTCTGCAAACAAAGTACCCAATGACAAGTTGCATAATTCGTTCGCATTAACAAAGCTATGCTGCTAAAGGAGTTTTTAGATCAGTCGGTGATCTTATACAACAAAAGTTCCTGTCAAAGCGGCCGCCCTTCCTGCTTCTCAAAGGGAAAGTTCGCATCCAAACCAAATATTTACATTCAGGATTGTTTTGCTCTTTGCCATCTAGATTGCTTCGACCTACGTTGAAGAGTTTTAGCGTTATCAGTTTAGAAGCCGTTTGACCTTGTTGAATCAAATGGAGGCGGATGGCTCTTGTCCTGAAAAATTGGTCGGAGCTCTgaaactttgatttaaaaaaaagaccaaatgtgACTACTTTGTCCAGGATTTAGGAACTTTAACGAAAAGCCCAAAGCCCATTCTTTCAAATGTAGCGATCAACATCTTCACAGGCTTTTATAACAGCACCTTCGCCCACagacaagcaaaacaaacagatgTAAACTCCTCCTACTGCCAGGATGATAATAGTGGCTACACATTTACCCATCGAGATGTGTTacatgtgataaaaaaaatattatcacACATCATTACATGTACAGACCtttccatttttaaagtttgacaCTGTGAGGTACATGCCTTCAATAATTGAGtggaaaagagaaagagagtGAAATGTATCATACATCTTGAAGTTATAATGAAGTTATAATGAAGTCAGATAAtacttttcaaaaatgtactCTTACTGCAAAAAACCACAATACCAGTtatataaattacattttgtagGATTTAATCTTAAAATAGGGTCCAACGTtatttacaaaaccaaaatagaacGTCCTCAGGTGTATGAAAGAGAACCTTTAGTATCCTGAAAGCTCAACTCAAAAGGAATCATTAAGTTTACCGCTCATGCTGTTACTATATGTTGAAATAAAATACACTACCccgcctttttttctttgaaacccTTCATTTCAGAGAAAAGGAAATAGGTCAAAGATTGGACTGGATAGAGGAAGATTTATAGACATTCTTAGGTAACAGTTTTGCCATTTCTGGCCTGACACTGCTTCCAAGGGTCTtgtaaagacataaaaatgattTCCATTGACCTTCTACACAAGAAAATGGATTTCTCCTTCCAAAAAACCTCTAACTGTCCACACAGACATTTGACAGTTCTTCATAGGACAAATAACTTAAGCCtgaactttaaagacccactccactaGAAATTGtgcatttaaacatgtttttatttggggATTTTTCTAATGGAGGACAAACGTAAAGTAAGCACACAATGtcgtcataattaaaagactaatgggaaaacttttaaaatagatcaaaacgtGTTTAGAGTGGGACCTTAAATCTGTTTAACGATATTTGTTGTTTGACACCATTCAGTGCTGCCTTTAAGCAGTCAAATTTTGGTTTGACACATGCATGAAGGAGCAAGAGGCAGAGATCTTTGAGGAACCAGCTGGTGGTTGTGCGTCAGGCTAAGAGGTTCACAAAAGGCCTAAAACATTCTGCTAGTAGAATACAGCAGAGAAGCAGAACTGAAAATAGAAACAAACACATCATCTATTGTCTGAATAAAACACACTATGATGACAATGGTCATTCGTAAACTTTCACTCCTTCACAAAAGTAACCATCTAGCAAATCAATAGAACCCCGTTCAAATGCCTCATCAAGAATGAACCGGCTGAGTGTtagcctttttttcttgtggtcttttttatattcattattcctttgaaaaaaatccGCTTTCTGAAAAACTTGGTCAATTAAGGATACTGGGTTGGTGTTTAGTAAATTTACCAATGTCCCTTGTAACTTAAAATTtgtacagccccttacaaccccaagctaacatcagTGGGGAAACAAAAAGGGGCGAGGAAtgttggagcaatccagccgtacagttttgagccacatgcTAGCttagacgtacatggatctagtcgtcttgAAGAGGACGCATTGGAATGGAGTGAAGAAGGGAGCTTGCCATTGTAGGTCCTATGCCACATCTACAAGTCTTTTCCAATTgtatttttgcatctgctcctaatttaaAACAAGTTGAATAAGGATATGCTCAGAAATGCGAATTTTAGCTCAAGTTTCTGTATATACGtcctcaatcatgagaaaaatgccacaaaaacacattaaaaacacaattttcatcagagtgcaTCTTTAAAGTACTGCAATAAACTGATGACTAAACGATGTTACTTTAAGACATTTTCATTAGTATTTTTTTGTGGATATATACAAGAAAAAGGAATTATCAAGTAAGACAGCAGTATAACCTTCTACTTCAGATTTAATGCTACACGAGAAAAGAATTTATTCAGTAGGGATTTGTGTTATTGAAAAACTGATGTCACTAGGGAATTAAAAGCTACAGATGTCATAGAAGAAGAAAGGTCAGTGCTCTTTCGGCTCCACCGTTCACTGTGACCTAAGGGCTGAAGCAGCCGTCTAGCAGTGCAGAGCGTATAACTagtgtgcacacaactgaaacaGATGTGGTTCCAGCTGAAAGTACGTATCCTGAAAGAAAGACTAAGAAATGAAACACGAACTTTTAGGAGAAACTGCAACAATGCATTACTTCCCTACATTTTTAATCCCAATTTCTGtcgttcatgtttttatttaaaaaaaaaaaaaaccttactcTGATTAGCTCTCTGCTCACGTATGACTCCTAAAGCTATAATGCTGAATTTCAGTAGGAAGCGTCAGGTGACGTGGTCATGCTTGTGGCTGCTTGAGTCAACACTCAAGACACATATACAGATTAGAACCCCGCCAGCAAGTTAAACATTAGAGAGGAAACtagaggagaaaaataaaataaaaaaaggtgaaaggTGAGTATGGATGAGAACACTGAAGCAAGTGAGCTTCACAGACAAACGGCAACAGTTTCACAGCAGCGAAAAAAACCTGCTGATGACTTCCCATCAAATGAAAAAGCCTACTGTAGTTCCTGTCCACACTTCCTCCATAGACCATATGCCATCTGAGGTAAATGATGGGGGAGGTGGGTGTTTATAGGTggacaaggggggggggggggttgcaggtTGCAGCTCAGCAAGTTTGAACACTGCAAACATTAAAGCTAGCTCAGGTAGCTatagcaacacaaaaaaagaggataTAAGTGATCAGCCATGCTTGAGTCACACATGAACAAAGTATTTGGAGAGTCAGACATGCTTTTTTAAGTGTTaggtttaaataaaagcatttaattATCCTCAACTACCCATAATGCCCCACAAAAACAATagcgacaacaacaaaaaccttgTTTAAAGTCCTATTATGAAAACAGGAGATTGTGTGCTTACTTTGCAACTTCCTACTTTGATCAGAGTGATAGATAAtgataattttgttttataaattgtaagggaatagggggggggggctgtttttgCTTACTCTCCTGTATTCTAGATTAAAAACAACAGCGAAACCAGGATTTCCATTGCAATAAGCAAATAAGCATTGTAAATTAAAAGCCCAAAACGCCCAGTAAAATACAGCCCGTTGTGGTTTTTCAACAGACATTCAGACTTTAAAGGCAACTTGCGTTACACATCTCATATCATAATGATGTAAAGTTAACGTATTTTTCTTCAGTACTTCTTGATCCATCTACACATCCAATTACAAATGTCCTTATTTGACGCTTATCCAATCGCTCAAGTTTGTAGCAATACTTTGCgacacatttgacatttttccgaTATAAGGTTACCTTTTTCTTAAAGTTCACATTTTCAGGGCTTCCTATAatagacaacaacaaaaatgctttCATCTGTCTGAACATGACTTACCGCCTTAAGCTGCTCCAATCGGTCCTTCATTCTAAAGGTGCTAAATTTGACACTTTTCgtcaaaaagagaacaaaataaaaaatactcaaagaACTTTACTAAATCTCTAGATTCCTTAGCCAACTGGCAAGCTAGCTGTGAAACCCAAACCCACCGCCAGAAAAAaagtctggaaaaaaagaacccAACTTGAAGTCTGTTAGTTTCTTTGGGAAGAcgacttttctcacaaaaacatAGTCTGTCCGTCGTTTTCCAATGCAATATGGCTGCTGGCTTTAAAGCCAGTCTTTTTTCTTGCTAAATCTCCTCTCCCGGGGGATTAAAACAACAGTTGTGTGGAGCTGCATAATCTGTATCTCCGCTGACCACCAGTAATCAttctgaaatgcagttttgtaGCTCACGCATGCGCACTAAAGTCCATGTTCTCTCGGATGTAGCCACGCCTTCGAACCACCTGCACAGCTGATGCGTTCAGGCGTCATTGGAATAGCATTTCAATCCATGTAAATGTACTATTAATTTTCAATCTCTGTGACcagtttttcattattattgttttaaatttcaaaacagCAGAACAGAAAGGATATTTTAAGTATATTTTCATTcgggaaaaatgttttactttctcGTGATAAAGAACAACGCTACAAACGGTCTTTAAAGGTTCTGCAACcacttatttagaaaaatacaatcCCCTTTTGTAGTCCACTCTGCTGAATAAGGctcttgtgatttttattttattttattttattggtttacaTACTGAAGTATTAAAGATAAAGTATGGGCATTAACAGTTaacctttccttttttgtttaatataataatattatgTTATGTAGGGCTGCACAGCGGCGCAGTGGACAGCGCTCTCACCTCCCAGCATGAAGGTCCCCACAGTTCAAGTCCCAATCTTACTGtggggagtttgcatgttctccccgtgcatgcattctctccagggtctccagcttcctccaaaaacatgcttcataggtcaattggcaactctaaattgtccctaggtgtgagtgtgattgGAATGGTTGTGATTgcagccctgcgacagactggcatcATGCAGGGTGTCCCCTACCTTCGCCcacaaaacggcagaagatgaataTAATAATATAAGCGACAGTGTGGTCACACACTGATATTGGTcaagaaggcctggctctcagtctccgctCTGATTCATCCTGAAGGTGTTTtattgggttcaggtcaggactctgtgtaGGCCAGTGTAGGCACTCTGACTCTGTGCAGAACTGTCATCCAGTGCACCTTGGTTTGTGCACTGGTgaacagtcatgttggaagaggtagggcctgctccaaactgttcccacaagattGGGAGCACGAAattgtccaaaaatgttttggtgtCCTGAAGCACTCAGAGTTCTtatcactggaactaaggggccacgcccaagtcctgaaaaacaaccccacaccatgattgctcctccaccaaatttctcACTTTGCACAATGCAGTCTGAAATGTACAGTTCTCCTGGGAATGTGTGCCATGCAAAAGAGTGATTCATtactccagagaaggcgtctccactgctccaGAGTCCAGTGGCGGCCTGTTTCACACCACTGCATCCAACACTTTGCATTGTGTGGCTTGCATGCAGCTGCttggccatggaaacccatttcATGAAGTTCTCCGAGTACTGTATTTGGGCTAAGCTGAAAGTTACATGAAGTTTAGAGCTTTGTAGCAATCGATTGTGCAGAGAGTTAGTGACCGCTTTCCACTATGTGCTTCAGCATCCATGGACCTCTCTGTCAGTTTACATGGCctaccacttggtggctgagttgctgttgttccctaACTCTTCCATGTTGtcctgatagagctgacagttgactggggaATATTTAGGAGCGAGAAAATGTCaccactggatttgttgcagAGGCGGAATCCTGTGACAGGagttcactgagctcctgagagcggtccattctttcacaaatgttcttGAAAACAGTCTGCAAGCATGCATGCTTGATTTTATACATCTGTGGCCAGaccaagtgattaggacaccttAGTCTGATCCTTTGGTtgggtgagccaatacttttggtaatctAGTGTATGATAAAACATGTCACTGTTGTCAGAGGAACAATAGCTACACCCATCTGCACTTTATGCAACACCTCAGGCAAGTTTAGGCCTCTGCAAATACATGAACACAATTGCCACCTAGTGCTCAAAATGTTAATAGCTCAAGAGCACGAGTTCCAGGAAGCAGTCTTCACTCTGTGGTGTGCACATACTTTTGCAGCAATTAAATGTTTAACTGGAAAGATCAGCTCAGTCCTTTCATCGTTTTAGTCACAAAATATTGCTTTAGTTCTTTTAGAAATGGAACTTTTAGTGCCAATGTCAGAGTCATCAATCCATCATCTTCAGAACTTGATGAACCCTTCTCAGGGTCACAGGCTGCTATAGGCAATAGACAAGCTAATAAAACAAGTTTTCACTATTTGAGCCGCCAGTTATACATCTTTAAATTCCTTAACCAAAGAATGCCTAAAAGCCTTAAtacttttaaaggaaaataggaTTGAAGAGCAATTAAGGTTGAAAGTTTTTTATAAACAACTATCATTGAGATTATTTCACATTTACATGTACTATTTAGGAAACAAAGATattaagcaaaaacaaagtcaaGTCAATGTTTTAATGacaatatttttattcaaagtttATTCCCCTTAGTGCTCCCAGtacaccgtacaacagcattATGTGAGTTGGGTAGATGCAGTGGAGAGTGCTTGATGAAAAGTAGCACGTTGCCATGCCAACAACAAATCTGGGATGGGCTTGTCCTACAATGAAATTAGAACGACAACTTTtgcacaaagtttttttttctttgtaagttttaaaacaaaaaaattcaaaaataaaaaaatctgaaaagggATTTTACAGTAAAGGGGCAAAACAACTTCCTGTCCACAGTCAGAGAGAGAAGGGTAAAAGGAAAGGGTTAAGGAAAGCGGTTCCCAGGTTAGAGGTCATCTTCTTCATCTGGGAGTGCTGTCTGTGATGCAAcctggaaaacaaaataatgtttaagCACCCAACAGGAAAACAGAAGCAGAGCGTGTATATCGTTCCTTTgtgacatttattgtttttttaatgaatgcacATGATGATTAATGTGCAATATGAAAGAAAAACCGTGTACTACTCACCTGAAGTTCTTCCTCGTATTTAGCGGCAAGGTTGGGGTCCATAAGGACCTCTGGGGGAGCAAGGGCAGGCATTGCCACAAACTCCAGATTTGGATCACCGATCAACTTCCTTGCTAACCACAGGAAGGGCTTCTCAAAGTTGTAGTTACTCTTGGCAGAAATGTCATAGTActggaaaaagaaattaaataagaCAAATACAAATGAGTTTGTGTAAATTCAACACAGAGACactgaataattaaaaaaaaaaagaaaagaagcaatTTTACCTGCAAGTTCTTCTTGCGGTGAAACACGATGCTCTTGGCTTtgacttttctgtctttgatGTCTACCTTGTTGCCGCAAAGGACAATGGGAATGTTCTCACAGACACGGACCAAGTCACGGTGCCAGTTGGGTACGTTTTTGTAGGTGACCCGAGATGTGACATCAAACATGATGATAGCACACTGAGCTGTTGATGGGACAGATAAGTATCAACTTTAATATTCAGAGGTCACACGCACAAGACAACCTCTCTGAAAATAAAAGGAGCACCTTGAATATAGTAGCCATCTCTCAGGCCCCCAAATTTCTCCTGACCAGCTGTGTCCCAGACATTGTACTTGATGGGTCCTCTGTTGGTGTGGAACATCAGTGGGTGCACTTCGACTCCGAGAGTAGCTGTAATAGAAGAAGACGCGTAGAGGTGTCATCGAAagcacaaaatattttaaaatcaagaCAAAACCATATTGCTTTTAAGCGTGGCTCATGGGTTTATCTGCAATACCACATATTgctaaacagaaaatatttacattaataCTTTCAAATGCAAACTTTGAGCTTTTTGACTATTTTTAAACCTCCGTGTCACTAAACGCGACACCCCAAGTAAAATATTGGCTATTATATACAATCAAAGATTTGAATGATGTTCCAGCACATTCTAACTCAAAAATAGTATTGGGAACTTCCAACTGTTTCGGTTTGTACAGCAATatctaaaaagatgaaaatattgTTTATCTGTAATTACAGTGGAATATACTCACCTACATACTTCTTCTCAAACTCTCCTGTAATGTGTCTCTTCACAAAAGTCGTTTTTCCTGTGCCTCCATCTCCAACCAGCACCAACTGTTGAGGAGACACTGCATTTAGCATTTACGAACACTGGGCAACAAATAAACATATCAATTGCTATGACATAACTTACCTTGAAAACTGCAACTGGTACAGACTGCCCCATTGAATCAGCCATGGCTGCGACTTTTCTAAGTAAAAAGAAAGGCGGGATGAATTTGTTAGCATGCTAGCGGTCTGCTCGGGTTAGCATTGGTCACATTAGAGGAAATTAAATATGACTAAACGAAGAGCTACAACCGTAATTATTTGTGGAATTTACGGTCTGTAAGTTTAAGAAGAACCGGGCCGTTACCCGCCTATAACTTCTAGCATGTTCTATACACACCAGCAAGTGTGTAGCAATGCGTTCCTCTTTTTAGTCGAAAACATAATTAACGAAAACGGGTCAAAAGAATACGgcatcattaaataaaaacaaacctgcCCTAAGGCACAACGTTAAAATCGATGGTTACCAACTAGCTCGAATGCTAACAAGCACTAACGTAGTGCGCCATATGACGCGAGAGCGCACTTTTTCTTGTTCGGCTAGAACAATTGGTCTCGATACGCCACAAACGTGTTCCCCTCTGTAAACCGGTTCGAATCCGACCTAAGCACGTTTTTCACGTGCAAGTCATTTACggtatttttaaaatctaatatAAGGATACAATCAGACGATTATGAAAAAGCACACAGAAGTCCCCTTAATAACTGCTAGCAAACGCGAGCGTTAGCTTAGCACCGTGGGTATTCTTTTCAACGGGGCCAACTGCTAGCTTAGCTTAGCTAGCAGTTGGCacacagaaatacaaaaaagaaacacgaATAGCTTGATTGGTTTCTCTGAGTACACACATCACATGGCCTACACAAACGCGTGAATCCTAATCCTACCTCAAcgtatttttctctattaaacCCTTTAAACGGGTACAAAGTTGAAAATATGGAATGGCCTGCGGCAGCAAGTGATCACAGACTCACCGGTGTAACTGCAGCGAGAGGAAAGACTAAATGGCCGCGTTCGCGGGAGATTCAGCGTGGACTATGAGTCAGTTTCCGCCCTGGTCACGTGACTCACTAAACGGTTTGAAAAGAATTACCTTTTTGAGTTTGGGTTctaaatacagtttaaaaaatatatagtttagtatatttatatatgtatataatgtAATGTATAAATATAgcaataatataatatataaatattaaatatataaaagtctGCTATTAGTTCTTTATATTCTCATGAATGCGtccttatatttttattttaagacaatGATGCAATGCAACAAACAAATGAGCACAACATTTTCCAATGTGCTTTATTTTAGTGTCATAACTAGTCCTAAATAAGagtatttcacatttttcaaactACACAGTCAGATCAAAGTGTTTCCAGACTTTGTATTAGCCTcattttgtataaaaatgtgcaaatttaACACTTATAAGTTTAACACTACTCATCTGtacaatatataatataatttgTGCGTTTTTACGATTTTAAATTCTGACAGGAAAGCAGCAGACCTAAAGGCTTTGTGGCTCATATAATAGTAAAGTAAATGCTTTTAATGCAGTAAAGCCTAGTAAAGACTGCAGATGCAAAAGGTTTATCTGTACAAGTAGTCTGCTTGTATGTTGGCTGCTATCTCTGATTCCCATCGGTCCCCATTGTTGAGCAGCTTCTCTTTGTTGTACAGTAGTTCCTCGTGGCTTTCTGTGGAAAACTCAAAGTTTGGACCCTTAGagaaatttaaagagaaaaggacaaatgtaaaaagaaatacc contains:
- the ran gene encoding GTP-binding nuclear protein Ran gives rise to the protein MADSMGQSVPVAVFKLVLVGDGGTGKTTFVKRHITGEFEKKYVATLGVEVHPLMFHTNRGPIKYNVWDTAGQEKFGGLRDGYYIQAQCAIIMFDVTSRVTYKNVPNWHRDLVRVCENIPIVLCGNKVDIKDRKVKAKSIVFHRKKNLQYYDISAKSNYNFEKPFLWLARKLIGDPNLEFVAMPALAPPEVLMDPNLAAKYEEELQVASQTALPDEEDDL